In the Kribbella sp. NBC_00482 genome, one interval contains:
- a CDS encoding LemA family protein, translated as MVWVIIVVAVIVILAIMLITSYNRFVKQRNLIQESWRQIDVELHRRYDLIPNLVETVRAYAAHERHVFEEVARLRTQAVNVQGSNPEQRAAAEGQLSGALRQMMISVEQYPQLQSNQNFLGLQRELTDTEDRIAAGRRFYNANVGDYNTRIEAFPSNLIAGGFKFEKAGYFEVKDEQVRAVPQVSFGTIGSVAGEQAPPQMQPGAPSSGQIHPQMPGDQGNYPPQQQIPGGYQQQPAQQPPYQGQPGQYPAPGQYQGEPPVGGPPAGSPAPQDGQPPFTGGQ; from the coding sequence ATGGTTTGGGTCATCATCGTGGTCGCGGTGATCGTCATTCTGGCGATCATGCTGATCACGTCGTACAACCGGTTCGTCAAGCAGCGGAACCTGATCCAGGAGTCGTGGCGGCAGATCGACGTCGAGCTGCACCGCCGGTACGACCTGATCCCGAACCTGGTCGAGACCGTGCGCGCCTACGCCGCGCACGAGCGGCACGTGTTCGAGGAGGTCGCCCGGCTGCGCACCCAGGCGGTGAACGTGCAGGGCTCCAACCCGGAGCAGCGGGCCGCCGCGGAGGGTCAGCTGTCCGGCGCGCTGCGTCAGATGATGATCTCGGTCGAGCAGTACCCGCAGCTGCAGTCGAACCAGAACTTCCTCGGTCTGCAGCGCGAGCTGACCGACACCGAGGACCGGATCGCGGCCGGCCGCCGGTTCTACAACGCGAACGTCGGCGACTACAACACCCGGATCGAGGCGTTCCCGTCGAACCTGATCGCGGGCGGCTTCAAGTTCGAGAAGGCCGGCTACTTCGAGGTCAAGGACGAGCAGGTCCGTGCGGTGCCGCAGGTCTCGTTCGGCACGATCGGCTCGGTCGCGGGTGAGCAGGCGCCGCCGCAGATGCAGCCGGGTGCGCCGTCGTCGGGCCAGATCCACCCGCAGATGCCGGGGGACCAGGGCAACTACCCGCCGCAGCAGCAGATTCCGGGCGGTTACCAGCAGCAGCCCGCGCAGCAGCCGCCGTACCAGGGCCAGCCTGGCCAGTACCCCGCTCCGGGGCAGTACCAGGGAGAGCCACCGGTGGGCGGGCCGCCTGCGGGTTCCCCCGCGCCACAGGACGGACAGCCGCCATTCACCGGTGGCCAGTAG